The segment TTAGTGTTAACCATCACCTTGGTGTCTGGCATTTGAGCTCCGAGTAACTCAGTTGGTAACTCTGGGGAgccttaggaggtgtggccttgctagaggaggtatatcactgagggtgggctttgagagtttaaagactgCCATTTCCAGTGTGTTCTCTCTGCATTCCTTCAAGGTGTCCACCCTCAGCTTTCAGCTTCTAGGTCCAGTAACCACGCCTGCTTGCTGCCACATTTTTCTGCCAGGATGATGATGGAGTTTTATCCCTCTAGTACCATAGACCCAAACAAGCCCTTCCTTCTAGATGTTGCCtttatcatggtgtttcatcccagcaatcgaaaagtaactaagacaggtatATGCCGTATGCCTGGCCTCAACAGGTACTGTCTGCCTGTTCTTCTCCTCATCCCCAGAATTTCTTAGAAATGGCTCTGAGTGACTTGGGCAAATTGCCTAAAAGCCCCTTTTCTCTTTATGGCTGCAAATTTATGTATTAtcatttcagtttttaatttattttcagttgttttgttttgttttgttgtttttttttttttctgttttgagacaggatcttgctaggAAGCCCAAGCTGACTGTTAATGTATAATGTTCCTCCAAATCTAGACTAGCCTTAACTCATGGCGCTCCTCCAACTCcatcctccccagtgctgggattaggaaCCTCACTATGACATTTGACACTTGGCCACAAGAGAACAGAGCTAGTCCAGAGTGCCGGGGGTCCAGGGCAGAGGGACTGTTTTGGTTGTAAGAAAGGTGGTCATTTCTCCAGGCGATCGAAGCGAGGTGACGTTCCAGGTCTACTGAGACTCATTACTGATGGCAGCACACAGTCCGATAGCTTGTCCCCGCCCTCAGCATCCCTCACTTCTGCTCCTGCAGGTGTCGTGGGTGCACGGGCTGGCTTTCTTGGACCTCTgcctcatctttcttctcttgtGCTTCAGCCTGCGCATTCTCTTCTTCCGCCACTTCGCTCTCATGGCGCAGGAGTCTCAAGGAAGATGGCACTAAGACCAAGCCACTTTggccttttttaaaaacaggatctTACACTCTAATTAGCATAGCCCAGGATTGCCCGAAAgttactatgtagcctagactAGAACTTACAGCAATCCTTCTACCTCATTTGCCTGAGTGCTGAAGTTGTGGGCATGAGCTGCCACACCTGATaggagtttttaaatttttagtacatttattttgtgtgtacgtgcacacacacacttactcactcacatgtgtatatatgtgggggAGGGCACACACATCGCATCTTTCAGGATttgattttctccttctaccatgcagGTCCTGGgtttcaaactcaggttatcGGGTTGGGCAGCAATCACTTCTATCTGCAGATCCATATTTCTGACCCTAGTTTTAATCTATTGTTCACTTTGAGAATAGAtttaagggaagagagagaaattcagctttaaaaatacagaattctgggctggagagatggctcagtggttaaaagcatttccagagggcctgagttcaattcccagcaatcacatggtggctcacaaccatctataatgggatctgatgccctcttctggtatgtctgaagacagtgacagtgtactcatatacacaaaatttaaaaaaataaaagcaaaagaaaaaagagaaaataaaagctgattttaaaaaaaaaaaaaacataattctaTCAAgtaatggtggtgcatgcctttaatccatgtgcttggagggcagaggcaggaggatctctgagttcaaggccagcttggtctacagagtgagttccaggaaacaacaagacaacaacaacaacaacgacgaaTAGAACGTCAAACCCTGCCTCTCTACAAAGCATCACTTGTTGAGAAATTGGGGAATCTTCAAACACAATAGTCCATTCAGTCTTCTCACCTCATCTGCAGGAAGGAAATATATTCAGGCTTCTGGTCAGCTCAGAGTGTTTCCCTTGAGGTCTCTGTGGCTTGACAATGTCCACAAAGCCCTATGTTCCTCATGGTTTGGCCATGAGTGTGTGACTCCATTGGGAGATACTGGGACTTTTGGTCCTCACCTTTAGTGGGTGGGACTTAGGGGAAGGATGTTAGAGCATTGGAAGCGTGCCCTGGAAGGGGATATTGGGATGGTGTTGAACAACCCTTCTCTACCTCATGCTCCTGCCATGAAGTCTTATGCCACTCCGGACTCAAAGTGATAGGGAGAGGTGACTGTGGACTGAAATCCTGAAGTATGAGACCACATAAATCCTGCTCATAAGCTGGCTCATCTCAGGTGTTTGTCATAGTGACAGAAAGCTGGGTAACAAAATCTCTTTTGGGATGTGATAAGGCTGACCCTCTGCCAATGGCACAGAGACCTGCTACATGGCATCCAGGAGATAGTGGAATCAGAGGGGAGCCAGGCTGTGTGGTATATTCCACTCTTCCCTAGTACAGAAACTCCGCTTCCAACTGAAAACAAGATCGTTGTAAATGTCACTGCTCTACACCCCATCTGGACTCCCAAACACAAGCTGCCTCGCTTCTGAATCAGATGCCATCACCCACTGAAAAGTGTCCTGCATCCAATTTGGCTAGCATCGGGGTCTcagctcagtgagagactcaCAGCTCTCCTTCAGCAAAGCAGCCCTACGTGACTGTCATTATTGCTCCTGAGAAAGACACAGGGTGGAGCGGGCAGCAGGGAAGACTCATTTCTCCAGAGATCTTCCAGCCCCGAGGAGCACAAACAATGGAGACAAATACTAATGGCTCATTTATGGATTTAAACATTTGTCTGCATGAAGAACTCCAGCAAGCACTGCCATCTCTATGAGACTCCCTGAGGGAATGTCAGGAAATTGGCACCCCAGTGTATCCGTCTATAAACTAAGACAGTGTTCAGTCAAAAATCCAAAACATGTGGTCTGGGAATGGCAACTCGAGCAGGAACCAGCTTGCCTGAGCCAGTCCTGAGTGGAGAGGCCCTTCAGAGGTCGGTTTTGGGGAAAAGCATTCAGATCCCTTAAAGATGTGTTGGTATCCTATTAGCTCTCACCAGGAGCCCCCTTCTCAGAATGATGAGACACAAAAAGCTTGGTGTCTGTGGCAAAACACTTGCCATGCAAGAGTGAGAAGCAGGGTTCCCCGGTACCCACACAAATGCTGAGTGTGTATGGTAGCCTGTCTCTAAGCCCTGTGTTAAGAAGGTAGAAACAATGATCCCCAAAGCAAGCTAATACGTTAGACTATCCATCCCAGTTGGTGACTCTGGATTCcactgagagagcctgtctcgatgaataaggtggaaagtgatGGATGAAGACTCCTTGTCCAGCCATGAGCACaatgtgcacactcacatactcacatagatgcacacacacacacacacacacacacacaccacatatgcagacacacacattcacacgtaTGTAAGCTGCAACAtgagtacatgtgtacatgtgcacacaaacacacagagcctcAGGAAAAAGAGGCATCAGGTGCAGAGATGTGTATGAAGCTGCAGGCAAGAACTTCCTAGCTATAAATAACCCATCACTATGGGGAACAGGTCTTCAAGAGCACAGTTGTCCTCAGAAACTCCTGAATTAAGTTCCATTTGTGAAATTGTATATGCAGTAAAAAGATTTCCAAGCATAGACTTCCACTCCATGTGTTATTCCCTAAGGAAAGCCATGTGAAACTCTTCCAAGAGGGAACAAATGTTTGTTTCCAgaatttcaaatgatgtcccaaTATGTGGCTGCCTTGATTGTAACAATTGCCGATGTCTCAGCGGAGGTGTTAGACCACAAAAAGCTTTCATGCTACAAGCCAAAAGACCTTTGGGGATCTACATTCAACATTTATAAACACAAGGCAATATTTGTATAAGCACTTTGTGTTCTAGTTAAAGGATGAGGAGAGATGGATATTTATTGAACTTTGACAATGAGCTGGGTGCTTTGCCTACCTCATCAGACTAGACAATAACCTGAGCTACAGGTTGTCACTACTTCCACTGAGTGGAGGAAACCAGGCTCCCCAAAGCCACTTGCCTGATGTCACATAGGAGCACACAGCAGTCATTACACAGTCTCCCCAGGTTCTCCAGGTCACATTTGGGATACTTCCTGCTAGAGCAGTCTTTATAGTTCACTGTTGATCACTACCAGACAGCTACGAGAAGAATGAGTCTTTGATAACGATAGAAAAGACAGAGCCCATCATATCACATATATAGGTAACAATACAAAGTCATCAGTGCATGACCCCCATGCATGTAGAATGCTTCCCTCTGTATCATAGTTAGGAGATTTAAATGTGCTTAAATTGCATTCCAAGCACAAGCTAAAAGCCTCCAGCATTCCACTGTTTCTGTCCACAATTTCCCCTGCTGTCCTCAGACCACAGTCTCAATGGATACAGTGTTGCCGTTGCCCTCCTGGCGCCTGGGTTGCATTTCATCTTTGAAAGCCCTGGTCAGGACGACTTTTAAGGACTCCCTGAAGCGCTTCTTCTTACTGCTGCCCACAAAAAAGTAGATGAAAGGGTTGGCGCTGCTGTTGATGGTGGAGAAAAGCAAGGAGATGTTATGCAGGTTCCCAAAGGCTGACCAGTACTCGTAGTACAGCAAGTAGAGGACCCGCATGGGCATGGCAAAGATGAGGAATATGATAATGGTGACCATGATGACAATGTACAGCTTCGAAGAATGGGAGGCCCACGTGTTCTTCCGTATCTTCACCACCAAGATGGTGCTGGACACTAACATGAGCGGAGTGAAGACCAAGAAGCTGAGGATGGCTATGAAGATGATGACCGCCCGGCAGTCACTCCGAGAATGACTCTCTTCTCCGCTGTCAATACACATGACATACTCCATGGTGGTCACCAAGCACGAAAGTGCCCACAGAAGGGCACAGACGAATGCTGACTGGTGCTTGGGGCGGTGGCATCTGTACCATATGGGGTAGAGGACCGATAGGCACCTCTCCACACTGATGGCTGTCAGCAGATAGAGGCCCGTGTTGTAGCCAAATAGAAAAGTCACCGATAATGTCACGATTGTGTAGTGATGGCCAGAAGAGAGTTCATAGTCTAAAGCATAGTCAATGGACAGGATAAAAATACAGAACAGAAGAGAGATATCAGCAATGGACAAGTGGGTAATGTAGACCGTGAAGGGATTTCTCCTCATCCGGAAGCAGAGGAACCAGAGGAGGATCCCATTCTCCACAAAGCCCAGAGGGGAGATGCTCATGATGACCCAGTGCactatgggaatgggtgggtgtgaGCTCCCCAGGGAGGCATTTCTGCTGGAGGTATTCATGGCTTTCTCTTCAGCAAGGGATGTCATATTTGACTGGTCCATGAGGAGTTCTTGCCCTGGGTCACTTCAGGTCATTTTCTGTAgataaatcaaacaaacaagatgtATGAAAGTTTCAAGAATTGAAATGAAAGAGACAGCTGAGGGGTGAGGGTGGCTCAGTTAGGAAAGTGTGATCTTtgcaagcacaagaaaatgagtTGGATCCCCTAaacccacattttaaaa is part of the Mus musculus strain C57BL/6J chromosome 17, GRCm38.p6 C57BL/6J genome and harbors:
- the Mas1 gene encoding proto-oncogene Mas isoform X1 — encoded protein: MDQSNMTSLAEEKAMNTSSRNASLGSSHPPIPIVHWVIMSISPLGFVENGILLWFLCFRMRRNPFTVYITHLSIADISLLFCIFILSIDYALDYELSSGHHYTIVTLSVTFLFGYNTGLYLLTAISVERCLSVLYPIWYRCHRPKHQSAFVCALLWALSCLVTTMEYVMCIDSGEESHSRSDCRAVIIFIAILSFLVFTPLMLVSSTILVVKIRKNTWASHSSKLYIVIMVTIIIFLIFAMPMRVLYLLYYEYWSAFGNLHNISLLFSTINSSANPFIYFFVGSSKKKRFRESLKVVLTRAFKDEMQPRRQEGNGNTVSIETVV